A region from the Salvelinus sp. IW2-2015 linkage group LG19, ASM291031v2, whole genome shotgun sequence genome encodes:
- the LOC111978951 gene encoding GRAM domain-containing protein 2B-like, protein MNMKHRRFSLDSSVSLEDGDGGSLLDQRRGSRSRPKKSGERRKSHSLEEAQLETQELGCSLNRSNSLRSQTIEEESFHRPDGVTITKNSFVKYNKAFHKLFEDIPAEEKLTHAFTCALQKEVLYHGKLFVSVNYVCFYSSVLLKDTKVVVHVSSIKEVKKQNSALSMLSIHTTDGDKYLLVSLRNRQVCYKILQSVCAQTVFTQQQGENGNSSSHVSPGENGVDDVNQDIDTISSHSSLEDSMEQSLPKQTVYSDLPSRGRDSSTPRSSISKDQDDQFTFTEEEDAANSCFWRVTERIKSLLLIREMSNLNVLLSIYLFL, encoded by the exons ATGAACATGAAGCACCGGAGGTTCTCCCTTGACAGCTCAGT GTCCCTGGAGGATGGTGATGGAGGTAGTCTGCTGGACCAGAGGAGAGGCAGCCGCAGTAGGCCTaagaagagtggagagaggaggaaaagccACAGTCTAGAGGAGGCACAGCTAGAAACACAGGAGCTGGGATGCAGCCTGAACAGGAGCAACTCACTCAG GTCACAGACCATAGAGGAGGAGAGCTTCCATCGGCCTGATGGCGTCACCATCACCAAAAAC agCTTTGTGAAGTACAACAAAGCCTTTCACAAACTCTTCGAAGACATTCCTGCAGAGGAGAAACTAACTCACG CGTTCACCTGTGCCCTGCAGAAGGAAGTGTTGTATCATGGGAAGCTATTTGTGTCTGTCAACTATGTGTGTTTCTACTCCTCCGTACTCCTCAAAGACACCAAG GTGGTGGTTCACGTGTCCAGCATTAAGGAAGTGAAAAAGCAGAACTCAGCCTTGTCTATGCTCTCCATCCACACTACGGATGGAGACAAG TATTTGTTGGTGTCTTTGCGGAACCGGCAAGTGTGTTACAAAATCCTGCAGTCTGTGTGTGCACAG ACTGTGTTCACACAGCAGCAGGGGGAGAATGGTAACAGCAGTTCCCACGTCTCGCCAGGAGAGAACGGTGTTGACGACGTGAATCAGGACATAGACACG ATATCCAGCCACTCTAGCCTGGAGGACAGTATGGAGCAGAGCCTTCCTAAACAGACCGTCTACTCTGACCTGCCCAGCAGAG GGAGGGACAGCTCCACTCCTAGAAGCAGCATCAGCAAAGACCAGGACGATCAGTTCACATTCACAGAGGAGGAAGACGCGG CTAACTCGTGTTTTTGGAGAGTCACTGARAGGATTAAATCCCTCCTCCTCATCAGAGAGATGAGCAACCTCAACGTCCTCCTCTCCATCTATCTGTTTCTGTGA